In one window of Meiothermus sp. DNA:
- a CDS encoding paraquat-inducible protein A gives MEDLEVICPVCGEPNYLASEDLEELTPDDYFECESCGAFLQILSADPLEVVVIEEGEEGLFVDCPECGLTFEVGEGEEEAICPECGHRFAPDWSELDEDEEDAERY, from the coding sequence ATGGAAGACCTGGAAGTGATCTGCCCGGTGTGCGGCGAGCCCAACTACCTCGCCAGCGAAGACCTGGAGGAACTGACCCCCGACGACTACTTTGAGTGCGAGTCCTGTGGGGCCTTTTTGCAGATTCTCTCTGCCGATCCCCTCGAGGTGGTGGTCATTGAAGAGGGGGAGGAGGGGCTTTTTGTAGACTGCCCCGAGTGCGGCCTGACCTTTGAAGTGGGGGAAGGCGAGGAAGAGGCAATCTGCCCGGAGTGCGGCCACCGCTTCGCGCCCGACTGGTCGGAACTGGACGAGGACGAAGAAGATGCCGAACGATACTAG
- a CDS encoding non-heme iron oxygenase ferredoxin subunit, which yields MWIPVATLEQFENGRLVVKVQGEKTPVLLLYTGEEVFAISDICTHDKNPLSDGPVEGDTIQCTRHGARFNLRTGKATLPAPRPVKAYKVRLEEGQVWLEV from the coding sequence ATGTGGATTCCTGTTGCTACCCTGGAGCAGTTCGAAAATGGCCGCCTGGTGGTGAAGGTACAGGGCGAGAAAACCCCGGTGCTGTTGCTCTACACCGGCGAGGAAGTTTTTGCCATATCGGACATCTGCACCCACGACAAAAACCCACTCTCCGATGGTCCGGTAGAGGGCGATACCATCCAGTGCACCCGGCACGGGGCCCGCTTCAACCTGCGCACCGGCAAGGCCACCCTGCCCGCGCCGCGCCCGGTTAAGGCTTATAAAGTTAGATTAGAAGAGGGGCAGGTCTGGTTAGAGGTTTGA
- a CDS encoding DinB family protein encodes MTGVATVYTTLERFLDHWDGVRMVTLKLLGCFSEADLRRTLWPGSRTVGEMFHHIGAHQFYAARGLLLQQWEPKGTLEESPDADWELHKHLTIHRLETLHHWLEDVQKRMRTWALEAPASRLSDFATDNPWHEGMRGWLLLQHAYQDEVHHRGQLYGLARQLGLLTPDVFAVDHPDYWNERKWK; translated from the coding sequence ATGACCGGCGTTGCAACCGTTTACACTACCCTCGAGCGCTTCCTCGACCACTGGGACGGGGTGCGGATGGTCACGCTGAAGCTGCTCGGCTGCTTCTCAGAAGCGGATTTGCGGCGCACCCTGTGGCCGGGCTCGAGGACGGTGGGGGAGATGTTCCATCACATCGGGGCGCACCAGTTCTATGCGGCTCGGGGTCTGCTTTTGCAACAGTGGGAGCCCAAAGGAACCCTGGAAGAGAGCCCCGACGCCGACTGGGAGCTACACAAGCATCTGACCATCCACAGGCTCGAGACGCTCCACCACTGGCTGGAGGATGTTCAAAAACGGATGCGAACCTGGGCCCTGGAGGCGCCGGCTTCCCGCCTGAGCGACTTCGCTACCGACAACCCCTGGCACGAAGGGATGCGCGGCTGGCTGCTGCTGCAGCACGCCTATCAGGATGAGGTGCACCACCGGGGGCAACTTTACGGGTTGGCCCGGCAGCTTGGGCTGTTAACGCCCGATGTGTTTGCGGTAGACCACCCCGATTACTGGAACGAAAGGAAGTGGAAATAA
- a CDS encoding 3-isopropylmalate dehydratase large subunit, with the protein MYLTLAEKILSKRAGRAVRAGELVVVEVDQVMVVDSIAGSFFKRLEQLGATPRFPEKVSIVIDHVAPAANVEVAKAQKEIREWGNRHGCRVFDVGRGICHQVLVEERLALPGGIVLGSDSHSTTYGGIACFGSGMGATDIALAAASGRTWLRVPETVKVTFRGSLAPGATAKDAALEMIRVLTADGATYMSIEMHLLDGAESLSRSQRLTLANLTVEAGAKCGLVVPSGEILELYAVPDWLYPDKGAVYAKEVEIDLTSLTPRVSVPFYVDNVEDVAKVKGKKVDQVFVGTCTNGRLDDLHQVAEILKGRKVAPGVRMLIIPASSQVLEEATADGTLLTLLQAGATLGTPGCGPCMGRHQGVLAPGEVCVSTSNRNFRGRMGAADAEIYLASPRVAAATAVAGYITTPEELLGG; encoded by the coding sequence GTGTACCTGACTTTAGCTGAAAAAATCCTTTCCAAACGAGCGGGCCGCGCGGTGCGGGCGGGCGAACTGGTGGTGGTGGAGGTAGACCAGGTGATGGTAGTGGACTCCATTGCCGGTAGCTTTTTCAAGCGGCTGGAGCAGCTTGGGGCCACCCCGCGCTTCCCCGAGAAAGTCTCCATCGTGATAGACCACGTGGCCCCGGCGGCCAATGTGGAGGTGGCCAAGGCCCAAAAAGAAATCCGCGAGTGGGGCAACCGCCACGGCTGCCGGGTGTTTGATGTGGGGCGGGGCATCTGCCACCAGGTTCTGGTGGAGGAGCGGCTGGCCCTACCGGGGGGCATTGTGCTGGGCTCGGACTCGCACTCCACCACCTACGGCGGGATTGCCTGCTTTGGCAGCGGGATGGGGGCTACCGACATCGCACTGGCGGCAGCCTCCGGGCGCACCTGGCTGCGGGTGCCCGAGACGGTCAAGGTAACCTTCAGGGGCTCGCTGGCCCCCGGCGCCACGGCCAAGGACGCGGCCCTCGAGATGATCCGCGTCCTCACCGCCGACGGGGCGACCTACATGAGCATCGAGATGCACCTTCTGGACGGGGCCGAATCCCTTTCCCGCAGTCAGCGCCTCACCCTGGCCAACCTGACCGTGGAAGCCGGGGCCAAGTGCGGGCTGGTGGTGCCTAGCGGCGAGATTCTTGAACTCTACGCGGTGCCCGACTGGCTCTACCCCGACAAGGGGGCGGTCTACGCTAAGGAAGTCGAAATTGACCTCACAAGCCTCACCCCCCGCGTCTCGGTGCCCTTTTACGTGGACAACGTGGAAGATGTGGCCAAGGTCAAGGGCAAGAAGGTAGACCAAGTTTTTGTGGGCACCTGTACCAACGGGCGGCTCGACGACCTGCACCAGGTGGCCGAAATTCTGAAGGGCCGCAAGGTGGCGCCGGGGGTTCGCATGCTCATTATTCCGGCTTCCTCGCAGGTGCTCGAGGAGGCCACCGCCGACGGCACTCTGCTCACCCTGTTGCAAGCGGGCGCGACCCTGGGTACTCCTGGCTGCGGGCCCTGTATGGGCCGCCACCAGGGCGTGCTGGCCCCGGGCGAGGTGTGTGTGAGCACTTCCAACCGCAACTTTAGGGGCCGCATGGGGGCGGCGGATGCCGAAATTTATCTGGCTTCGCCCCGGGTGGCAGCGGCTACGGCGGTGGCAGGGTACATCACCACGCCGGAGGAACTGTTGGGGGGTTAG
- a CDS encoding S8 family serine peptidase, producing the protein MPAGATDPGYIITVKIGASDTQEATLQKYGGAILSWYPDPGIAHLKLSTAEHAALMSRGVSVQSTANGTLSAPTTQANGFKSWVGGFNSWAGGFNSWAGGWNSWDGGTNLPSMPDENNAVFMQIRLPQAHAIARKFGEGVKVAVVDTGVDTAHPGFVGRLAPSSEWRDFIENDNNPMEPTGGSAYGHGTAVAGLILQVAPKATILPIRVLNSNGQGDLDDVILAINHAVNVGVKIINLSLGAFEWYQPLVDAINFAGSRGVWVVTSAGNQGKKNEITYPGRWGWWLSNVIGVGSVDSDDKLSKFSSFGADVFTWAPGNDVSSYYPGNRTAKFRGTSFAAPLVAGALALAYSETTAIWIRNDLKYYYETSLELRSLWYNLYRANSSWCSVPDGQGGLWCHGAGRLDVERFLRSLPGFSPASNTGTLDFVRNGSFESGSFANWTTSGPVSIGRDSRFGDFIAGANSARISGTGSLEQTITGLAPNTTYTLTAWLKVDGSGESLLLGARNFGRSEVGVPAVGSTDWVQRSVDFKTGANNTSAVVFIRKTAGWQAAFADLITVTRK; encoded by the coding sequence ATGCCGGCGGGTGCGACCGACCCTGGCTACATCATTACCGTCAAGATTGGGGCCAGCGATACCCAGGAAGCCACCCTGCAGAAATACGGCGGCGCGATCCTTTCGTGGTACCCCGACCCGGGCATCGCCCACCTGAAACTGAGCACTGCAGAGCATGCCGCACTGATGTCCAGGGGGGTTTCGGTGCAGTCCACGGCCAACGGCACTTTGAGTGCCCCTACCACCCAAGCCAATGGTTTTAAATCTTGGGTGGGTGGGTTCAATAGCTGGGCTGGGGGTTTCAACAGTTGGGCCGGGGGATGGAATAGCTGGGACGGCGGAACCAATCTACCCTCCATGCCGGACGAAAACAACGCGGTCTTCATGCAGATTAGGCTGCCCCAGGCCCATGCCATCGCCCGGAAGTTTGGCGAGGGGGTCAAGGTGGCGGTGGTGGATACCGGTGTAGATACTGCCCACCCCGGTTTTGTGGGTCGCCTGGCGCCCAGCAGCGAGTGGCGTGATTTTATTGAGAACGACAACAACCCTATGGAGCCCACGGGTGGCAGCGCTTATGGTCATGGCACCGCCGTTGCAGGACTAATTTTGCAAGTAGCACCCAAGGCCACCATCCTGCCCATTCGCGTACTGAACAGCAACGGTCAAGGCGATCTGGATGATGTGATTCTGGCCATTAACCACGCGGTGAATGTGGGTGTAAAGATTATCAACCTATCGCTAGGGGCCTTTGAATGGTACCAACCGTTGGTGGATGCCATCAATTTTGCAGGCTCCAGGGGGGTCTGGGTGGTGACCTCGGCTGGTAATCAGGGGAAAAAAAACGAAATTACCTATCCGGGTCGCTGGGGCTGGTGGTTGAGCAATGTTATTGGGGTGGGGAGCGTGGATAGCGATGACAAGCTCTCTAAATTCTCTTCCTTTGGCGCAGATGTGTTCACCTGGGCACCCGGTAACGATGTGTCCAGTTACTACCCCGGCAATCGCACGGCCAAGTTTCGGGGCACTTCCTTTGCCGCCCCCCTCGTGGCTGGAGCGCTGGCCCTGGCCTATAGCGAGACCACAGCCATTTGGATACGTAATGACTTGAAATATTATTACGAAACCAGCCTGGAGCTGCGGAGCCTCTGGTACAACCTGTACCGGGCCAACTCGAGCTGGTGCAGCGTGCCGGATGGCCAGGGCGGGCTTTGGTGCCACGGCGCGGGCCGTCTGGATGTTGAGCGCTTCCTGCGCAGCTTGCCGGGCTTTTCCCCAGCTTCCAATACCGGTACGCTGGACTTCGTGCGCAACGGCAGCTTCGAGTCGGGGAGTTTTGCCAACTGGACTACCAGCGGCCCTGTCTCGATAGGCCGGGATAGCCGGTTTGGCGATTTTATTGCCGGAGCCAATAGTGCGCGCATTAGCGGTACGGGTAGTTTAGAGCAAACCATCACCGGCCTGGCTCCCAACACCACCTACACCCTTACAGCCTGGCTCAAGGTGGATGGCTCGGGTGAATCCTTATTGCTGGGAGCAAGAAATTTTGGCAGGTCAGAGGTGGGTGTACCGGCAGTTGGAAGCACCGACTGGGTTCAGCGTTCGGTAGATTTCAAGACCGGGGCCAATAACACCAGCGCCGTAGTTTTCATACGCAAGACGGCGGGCTGGCAAGCCGCCTTTGCTGACCTGATCACCGTTACCCGCAAGTGA
- a CDS encoding diguanylate cyclase, whose protein sequence is MRELPGVEQAFLWVRDGQNHFGLQAFRGVPQAALEGIEAVVESSLKTAYLGSPEGWLGGKAHLDREEHFLNRVFSALPFRLQAPTHEPAVNLTLPLVASRQVWALLHLYAPARSLGQAEVDWVSQYMAGVAPILREVYLREAAERQSLWLSAINALLRVSHEQPLELGLQDALEEATRLSGAEGARLITFEGHAIRTIAQAGWGSGLPVEAAITRQLGERLRGGQQVGIPRYDLYPAHRPELVEAGLRSLFILPILRQSSEASALLLFSTQQHWLPDAQTQELLSDMAAAIGVVRVEWTLRRELAWAAYTDPLTGLGNRRAFERDLEKLTHRANGRVVVLVLLDLDGFKAINDTYGHVHADHVLVRLGGVLRSRARAGDRAYRLGGDEFALIIEGSSTLNPLRTAERYRALLEEIRVSDSTFLKVSLGYAVYPTDVSDIQNLWRIADDQMYKDKALRKGRTPLFPQGQEQFIQLNTPLFRLANRLAQALSMGPEEQQVLHASCYLLQMALGEIESSPDVQMPDGLLREAARVLMFVQSHWDGRDQPLGWSGEPIPRAARVLQVARQFTAAVQPVEGRAARSIEEALEDITKEARQRFDPVVVEALLSIRGFLSEDSAA, encoded by the coding sequence TTGCGCGAACTGCCAGGGGTTGAACAGGCTTTTTTGTGGGTACGGGATGGTCAAAACCACTTTGGCTTGCAGGCTTTTCGCGGGGTGCCACAGGCTGCCCTCGAGGGGATCGAAGCGGTAGTGGAGTCCTCGCTCAAGACGGCCTATCTGGGTTCGCCAGAGGGTTGGTTGGGCGGAAAAGCGCATTTAGATCGCGAAGAGCATTTCTTGAACCGGGTTTTCAGTGCCCTGCCCTTCCGGCTGCAAGCCCCCACCCATGAGCCTGCGGTCAACCTGACCCTGCCGCTGGTGGCCAGTCGGCAGGTGTGGGCGCTACTGCACCTGTATGCTCCGGCCCGTTCCCTGGGCCAGGCTGAAGTTGACTGGGTCAGCCAGTACATGGCAGGCGTGGCGCCGATCCTGCGCGAGGTGTATTTGCGCGAAGCGGCAGAGCGCCAGTCGCTGTGGCTATCGGCGATTAATGCCTTGCTACGGGTCTCGCACGAGCAGCCGCTCGAGCTGGGCTTGCAGGACGCCCTCGAGGAAGCCACCCGCCTTTCTGGGGCGGAAGGAGCCCGCCTGATTACCTTCGAAGGGCACGCCATTCGCACCATTGCTCAGGCAGGCTGGGGTTCGGGGCTGCCCGTAGAAGCAGCCATTACCCGCCAGTTGGGCGAACGCCTGCGTGGCGGTCAACAGGTGGGCATTCCCCGCTACGACCTGTATCCTGCCCACCGCCCTGAGCTGGTGGAAGCAGGGCTGCGCAGCCTGTTTATCCTGCCCATCCTGCGGCAGAGTAGCGAAGCCAGCGCCTTGTTGCTCTTCAGCACCCAACAACACTGGCTGCCCGATGCCCAGACCCAGGAACTCCTCAGCGATATGGCGGCAGCCATTGGGGTGGTGCGGGTCGAGTGGACTTTGCGGCGAGAGTTGGCCTGGGCCGCCTACACCGACCCCCTGACCGGGCTGGGCAACCGCCGGGCCTTTGAGCGCGACCTGGAAAAGCTCACCCACCGGGCCAATGGCCGGGTGGTGGTGCTGGTGCTGCTCGACCTGGACGGCTTCAAAGCCATTAACGATACCTACGGCCACGTACACGCCGATCATGTGTTGGTGCGGCTGGGTGGGGTGCTGCGCTCGAGGGCCCGGGCTGGTGACCGGGCCTACCGCCTGGGGGGCGACGAATTTGCTCTGATCATCGAGGGTTCCAGCACCCTCAACCCGCTCCGCACGGCAGAGCGCTACCGCGCACTGTTGGAGGAAATTCGCGTTTCAGATAGCACTTTTCTGAAGGTCAGCCTGGGCTATGCGGTCTATCCCACCGATGTATCGGATATCCAGAACCTGTGGCGCATTGCCGACGACCAGATGTACAAGGACAAGGCCTTGCGTAAGGGCCGCACCCCCCTGTTTCCCCAGGGGCAGGAGCAATTTATTCAACTCAACACGCCCCTATTCCGCCTTGCAAACCGGCTGGCCCAGGCGCTGAGCATGGGGCCAGAAGAACAACAGGTCTTGCACGCCAGTTGCTACCTGCTGCAAATGGCCCTGGGCGAAATAGAAAGCTCCCCGGATGTGCAGATGCCCGATGGGTTGCTGCGCGAAGCCGCACGGGTGCTGATGTTTGTTCAGAGCCACTGGGATGGAAGGGATCAACCGCTGGGCTGGTCGGGTGAACCAATTCCCAGGGCTGCCCGCGTACTGCAAGTGGCCAGGCAATTTACAGCCGCGGTACAACCCGTGGAAGGTCGGGCTGCTCGCAGCATCGAAGAAGCCCTGGAAGATATTACCAAAGAAGCCCGGCAGCGTTTCGACCCCGTGGTGGTAGAGGCCTTGCTTTCTATCAGGGGCTTCCTGAGCGAAGATTCAGCCGCTTGA
- a CDS encoding CHAT domain-containing protein, with translation MNTIDLARYLMDEPDPAKRQARLQQTMPAIELIEVLKAEVDRQKDVDTARALLAGERAVEVAAHVHDARARPLALWAYAVGLTVRGNFAESIPVYEEARKGLQSLGYEEDATRAGMRQIQALAVMGDMSGALALAEKTREAFMGLGLFRDAALVSINIGIIHYRSGRMLEAESAIKNALEQLSRVGDVVGQGKAHGNLALIYEAQDRYREAVAHYQTALDIFRTHNLTEDFIGNSVNLALLYRKEGRLNQALDLLSRVRAMYGRLNGNPNAAFAQLEEARIHLDLNLLSEARKLSQELVEVFAARGMQMEQAEALTTLGGAQAKQGRLEEARQTLERAREGWLSLQNAIQAALVDVSVASLFLESGRQGQMAALEQAVLIAGRAIEALSEVPSAKALGLSVMAEALLELGNRPEAKRCLEEAASLAVGLGIPDLTIRIERLRGQMALLENRTQAAELHFKRAIERLEGVRASLSVDEFKSAYLGDKLEVYGDLVNLLLDTKHSREAFEYAERAKSRALVDLLARGGESPRSSADPEVERLQQELAQARQELNQHFLAVEAEAATGIRGNNWEKMVALEERVTQLIRELERLQPEIVMVEQVQELRLHELQQTLEPGTTLLEYFHTREGLMAFVVDGGRVEAVRGLGTLEQVQQHVEQLEFFLSRVAQGGIMLKIYGEEALKRSVDDQLHALYQLLIEPLPLQLSGQPLIIVPHGILHAVPFAALYDGEQYLLDRAELSLSPSAAVYALCRKRVRHDPGSLVAFGVPIENIPQATLEVEQISQIAQTPHKFVGEAATLQNFFAAAPQAEVLHIATHGAFRPDNPMFSGLRMTDGWLAARDLYNLRLGAELVVLSACETGLAKQTSGDELMGLARGFLYAGAPCLIASLWPVRDDATARFMTTFYTNLRAGMTVATALREAQLVLRREYPNPYFWSAFTATGDPHRTVHI, from the coding sequence ATGAATACCATTGACCTGGCCCGGTATCTGATGGACGAGCCTGATCCAGCCAAAAGGCAGGCGCGTTTACAGCAGACCATGCCAGCGATTGAATTAATCGAGGTTCTCAAGGCGGAAGTAGACCGTCAAAAAGACGTGGATACCGCCAGGGCCTTGCTGGCAGGGGAACGGGCTGTAGAAGTCGCAGCCCATGTCCACGACGCCAGGGCCCGCCCGCTGGCCCTGTGGGCCTATGCGGTAGGCCTGACGGTACGCGGCAATTTTGCCGAGTCTATCCCCGTCTATGAAGAAGCCCGCAAGGGGCTGCAAAGCCTGGGATACGAGGAAGACGCGACCCGCGCTGGAATGCGGCAGATCCAGGCCCTGGCGGTTATGGGCGACATGAGCGGAGCCCTGGCCCTGGCGGAAAAAACCCGCGAGGCCTTTATGGGGCTGGGGCTGTTTCGCGATGCAGCATTGGTGAGCATCAACATTGGCATCATTCACTACCGCTCAGGGCGGATGCTCGAGGCCGAGAGCGCCATCAAGAATGCGCTGGAACAACTCTCGAGGGTGGGGGATGTGGTAGGCCAGGGTAAGGCCCACGGCAACCTGGCCCTGATTTACGAGGCCCAGGATCGCTACCGCGAGGCGGTGGCCCATTACCAGACCGCCCTGGACATTTTTCGTACCCACAACCTGACCGAAGACTTTATCGGCAACAGCGTGAATCTGGCCCTGCTTTACCGAAAGGAAGGCCGACTGAACCAGGCCCTGGATCTTTTGAGCCGGGTGCGGGCCATGTATGGCAGGCTCAATGGCAACCCCAACGCGGCCTTTGCCCAGCTCGAGGAGGCCCGCATCCACCTCGATCTAAACCTGCTGTCGGAAGCCCGCAAGCTCTCTCAGGAACTGGTGGAGGTTTTTGCGGCGCGGGGTATGCAGATGGAGCAGGCCGAGGCCCTGACCACCCTGGGGGGCGCCCAGGCCAAGCAGGGCAGACTCGAGGAAGCCCGCCAGACCCTGGAACGGGCGCGGGAGGGCTGGTTGTCCCTGCAAAACGCCATCCAGGCGGCACTGGTAGATGTTTCGGTGGCCTCGTTGTTTTTGGAATCGGGCCGCCAGGGCCAGATGGCCGCCCTCGAGCAGGCTGTGCTGATAGCGGGTCGGGCCATTGAGGCCCTGAGCGAGGTGCCCTCAGCCAAGGCCCTGGGCCTGAGCGTGATGGCCGAAGCCCTGCTGGAGCTGGGCAACCGCCCGGAGGCCAAGCGCTGCCTGGAAGAGGCCGCCTCACTGGCCGTGGGGCTGGGCATCCCCGACCTCACCATCCGCATCGAACGCCTGCGCGGTCAGATGGCCCTGCTGGAGAACCGCACCCAGGCCGCCGAACTGCACTTCAAACGCGCCATCGAGCGCCTCGAGGGCGTGCGGGCCAGCCTCAGCGTGGACGAGTTCAAGTCGGCTTACCTGGGCGATAAGCTGGAGGTCTACGGCGACCTGGTGAACTTGCTTCTGGACACAAAGCACTCCCGTGAAGCCTTCGAATATGCCGAACGCGCCAAGTCGCGGGCCCTGGTAGACCTGCTGGCCCGTGGCGGCGAAAGCCCGCGCAGCTCAGCCGACCCCGAGGTTGAACGCTTGCAACAGGAACTCGCCCAGGCGCGCCAGGAGCTCAACCAGCACTTCCTGGCGGTAGAAGCCGAAGCGGCAACGGGAATCCGTGGCAACAACTGGGAAAAAATGGTGGCTCTGGAGGAGCGGGTCACACAGCTCATCCGCGAGCTTGAGCGCCTCCAGCCCGAAATCGTCATGGTCGAACAGGTGCAGGAGCTTCGCCTGCACGAACTGCAGCAAACCTTGGAGCCCGGCACCACCCTGCTCGAGTACTTCCATACCCGCGAGGGTCTGATGGCCTTTGTGGTGGACGGGGGTCGCGTCGAGGCGGTACGGGGGCTGGGCACCCTCGAGCAGGTTCAGCAGCACGTCGAACAGCTCGAGTTCTTTCTCAGCCGGGTCGCTCAAGGCGGCATAATGCTGAAGATATATGGTGAGGAAGCCCTCAAGCGCTCGGTAGACGACCAACTCCATGCCCTTTACCAGCTACTCATCGAACCCCTCCCGCTCCAACTCTCCGGCCAGCCCCTCATTATCGTCCCGCACGGGATACTCCACGCGGTGCCTTTTGCAGCTTTATATGATGGCGAACAATACCTACTCGACCGTGCAGAGCTTTCCCTCTCGCCCAGCGCGGCGGTGTACGCCTTGTGCCGTAAACGTGTTCGGCACGACCCCGGCTCGCTGGTGGCTTTTGGCGTGCCTATCGAAAACATTCCCCAGGCTACCCTCGAAGTGGAACAGATCAGCCAGATTGCCCAGACCCCCCACAAGTTTGTGGGTGAGGCGGCCACACTACAAAACTTCTTTGCGGCCGCACCCCAGGCCGAGGTCTTGCACATCGCCACCCACGGGGCTTTCCGCCCCGACAACCCTATGTTTTCCGGGCTGCGTATGACCGACGGCTGGCTGGCGGCCCGCGATCTCTATAACCTGCGCCTGGGGGCCGAGTTGGTGGTGCTCTCGGCCTGCGAGACGGGTCTGGCCAAGCAAACCAGCGGCGACGAACTGATGGGTCTGGCGCGGGGATTCCTTTATGCAGGTGCGCCCTGCTTGATTGCCAGCTTGTGGCCGGTACGCGACGATGCTACCGCCAGGTTCATGACCACCTTTTATACCAACCTGCGGGCGGGGATGACGGTGGCTACGGCCCTGCGCGAGGCCCAACTGGTGTTGCGCCGGGAGTATCCCAACCCCTACTTCTGGTCGGCGTTTACGGCTACGGGGGATCCGCACCGCACTGTACACATATAG
- a CDS encoding LeuA family protein, translating into MPEPTHSRIEIVDTTFRDGQQSPLLFDTEKYRFTLEEKKQLLVGLIELGVTHFEFFSPVVGEAEAEDVRELIAHARTLTDKPLRFLGHCRTNPLDIEKALEAGCNGLNLYLGVSPLAQQYNAQKSLEESVTLAREVIRATRQAYPDLYIRFSAEDAFRTPLEDVFCLYDAVYPYVNTLGMPDTVGIAEPEDVVAVVTRLQERYPTVSLECHFHNDRGLALANVNAAVRAGVRYVDASIWGLAERSGIPSVTGVLFNLSKRYPEIASQYNLSQCYPLNVLMASILGTLVPYTEPVSLTNRTHTAGVHQKAVLNEKKVYEAHSLHDFGVDKNQLLLGPLSGWHLIYYYLKEVENFVISKEQARLIAQEFKARTAEIGRSKKPEELLLEIAEVQGLSRHTLPEEVPNARLENLD; encoded by the coding sequence ATGCCAGAGCCTACCCACTCCCGTATTGAAATCGTGGACACCACCTTCCGCGATGGTCAGCAGTCACCACTTTTGTTCGACACCGAGAAGTACCGCTTTACCCTCGAGGAGAAAAAGCAATTGCTGGTAGGTCTGATTGAGCTGGGCGTGACGCACTTCGAGTTCTTCTCGCCTGTGGTGGGAGAGGCCGAGGCGGAGGACGTGCGCGAGCTCATTGCCCATGCCCGAACGCTCACCGACAAGCCGCTGCGCTTTTTGGGCCACTGCCGTACCAATCCACTGGACATCGAAAAAGCGCTGGAGGCCGGTTGCAACGGGCTGAACCTGTACCTGGGGGTTTCACCCCTGGCCCAGCAGTACAACGCGCAGAAAAGCCTGGAAGAATCGGTGACGCTGGCCCGAGAGGTGATCCGAGCTACCCGCCAGGCCTACCCCGACCTGTATATCCGCTTCAGCGCCGAGGATGCCTTTCGCACCCCGCTCGAGGACGTTTTTTGCCTTTACGATGCGGTGTACCCCTACGTGAATACCCTGGGCATGCCCGATACCGTGGGCATCGCCGAGCCCGAGGATGTGGTGGCCGTAGTTACCCGGTTGCAAGAGCGATATCCCACGGTGAGCCTCGAATGCCACTTCCACAACGACCGGGGCCTGGCCCTGGCGAATGTGAATGCCGCCGTGCGGGCGGGGGTGCGCTACGTGGACGCTTCCATCTGGGGCCTGGCCGAGCGTTCCGGGATTCCCTCGGTTACGGGCGTGCTGTTCAACCTGTCCAAGCGCTACCCCGAAATCGCCTCGCAGTACAACCTCAGCCAGTGCTACCCCTTGAACGTTTTGATGGCCTCGATTCTGGGCACCCTGGTGCCCTATACTGAGCCGGTTTCGCTCACCAACCGCACCCATACGGCCGGGGTGCATCAGAAAGCAGTACTGAACGAGAAAAAAGTTTACGAGGCCCACAGCCTGCACGACTTTGGGGTGGACAAAAATCAGCTTCTCTTGGGCCCGCTTTCAGGCTGGCATCTGATCTACTACTATTTGAAGGAAGTGGAGAACTTTGTAATCAGCAAGGAGCAGGCCAGGCTGATTGCCCAGGAGTTCAAGGCTCGCACCGCCGAGATTGGACGCAGCAAGAAGCCTGAGGAACTTTTGCTCGAGATTGCCGAGGTTCAAGGCCTTTCTCGCCATACCCTGCCCGAGGAAGTGCCCAACGCACGGCTGGAGAACCTGGACTAA
- a CDS encoding homoaconitate hydratase (catalyzes the formation of homoisocitrate from cis-homoaconitate) yields the protein MPRVWKFGDAINTDDILPGKYAPFMVGEDKFHTYAFAHFRPDFAPNYRPGDILVCGKNTGLGSSREYAPEALRKLGLKAIIAKSYARIFYRNLVNLGIMPFEAPEVVNALQDGDEVELDFEQGLLRRGAETFRLRPPPAFLLEALKEGSILEYYRKYGRFPGESAEG from the coding sequence ATGCCCAGGGTCTGGAAATTTGGCGACGCCATCAACACCGACGATATCCTTCCCGGCAAGTACGCGCCCTTCATGGTGGGGGAAGACAAGTTTCACACCTATGCCTTTGCCCACTTTCGCCCCGATTTTGCGCCGAACTATCGCCCGGGGGACATCCTGGTCTGTGGCAAAAACACCGGCCTGGGCTCTTCCCGCGAGTACGCCCCAGAGGCCTTGCGCAAACTGGGCCTGAAGGCCATCATTGCCAAGAGCTACGCCCGCATCTTCTACCGCAACCTGGTCAACCTGGGCATCATGCCCTTTGAGGCCCCGGAGGTGGTGAATGCTTTGCAGGACGGCGATGAAGTAGAGCTGGACTTCGAGCAGGGCCTTTTGCGGCGCGGAGCAGAAACCTTCCGACTCAGGCCCCCGCCTGCTTTTTTGCTGGAAGCCCTGAAGGAAGGGAGCATTCTGGAGTACTACCGCAAGTACGGGCGGTTTCCCGGGGAAAGCGCCGAGGGGTAG